Proteins encoded together in one Streptomyces asoensis window:
- a CDS encoding acyl-CoA dehydrogenase family protein, translating into MDLAHSPADEAFRAEARAWLHAHVPAAALPSLETAEGFAAHRAWEAELAADGWSVVNWPARFGGRDCGLMRWLLFEEEYYAAGAPGRVGQNGVSLLAPTLLEHGTEEQRARVLPAMARGEVVWAQAWSEPEAGSDLASLRARAVRADGGWRLSGSKTWSSRAAFADRAFGLFRSGPGTGRPHQGLTYVMFDLRAPGVTVRPVGRLDGKPAFAELFLDEVFVPDEDVIGEPGGGWRIAMSTAADERGLTLRSPGRFLAAADRLHALWRERGSPQATASRVADALIGARAYQLFTYATASRFLAGERLGAESSLNKVFWSELDIALHETALDVLGAEGEAVGTEWAQGYVFALAGPIYAGTNEIQRDIVAERLLGLPRGRRG; encoded by the coding sequence GTGGACCTCGCACACTCCCCCGCCGACGAGGCGTTCCGCGCCGAGGCCCGGGCCTGGCTGCACGCGCATGTGCCGGCCGCTGCACTGCCCTCCCTGGAGACCGCCGAGGGCTTCGCGGCGCACCGCGCGTGGGAGGCCGAACTGGCCGCGGACGGCTGGTCGGTGGTGAACTGGCCGGCCCGCTTCGGGGGGCGCGACTGCGGGCTGATGCGCTGGCTGCTCTTCGAGGAGGAGTACTACGCGGCGGGCGCGCCCGGGCGCGTCGGCCAGAACGGCGTGAGCCTGCTCGCCCCGACCCTGCTCGAGCACGGCACGGAGGAACAGCGGGCCCGGGTGCTGCCCGCCATGGCCAGGGGCGAGGTCGTCTGGGCGCAGGCCTGGTCGGAGCCCGAGGCCGGTTCGGACCTGGCCTCGCTGCGCGCCCGGGCGGTCCGGGCTGACGGCGGCTGGCGGCTGAGCGGCAGCAAGACCTGGTCCTCGCGGGCGGCCTTCGCCGACCGCGCCTTCGGCCTGTTCCGCTCCGGGCCCGGCACCGGCAGACCCCACCAGGGGCTCACGTACGTCATGTTCGACCTGCGGGCGCCCGGTGTCACGGTCCGGCCCGTGGGCCGCCTCGACGGCAAACCGGCGTTCGCCGAGCTGTTCCTGGACGAGGTGTTCGTCCCGGACGAGGACGTGATCGGGGAGCCGGGCGGGGGCTGGCGGATCGCGATGTCGACGGCGGCCGACGAGCGGGGGCTCACGCTGCGCTCCCCCGGCCGTTTCCTCGCCGCGGCGGACCGGCTGCACGCCCTGTGGCGGGAGCGGGGCAGCCCGCAGGCCACCGCCTCGCGCGTCGCCGACGCGCTGATCGGCGCCCGCGCGTACCAGCTGTTCACCTACGCGACCGCGTCCCGCTTCCTGGCCGGGGAGCGGCTGGGTGCGGAGTCGAGCCTGAACAAGGTCTTCTGGTCGGAGCTCGACATCGCGCTGCACGAGACGGCGCTGGACGTCCTCGGCGCGGAGGGGGAGGCGGTCGGCACGGAGTGGGCGCAGGGCTATGTCTTCGCGCTCGCCGGACCGATCTACGCGGGCACGAACGAGATCCAGCGCGACATCGTCGCGGAGCGGCTGCTCGGGCTGCCGAGGGGGCGGCGCGGATGA
- a CDS encoding CoA transferase subunit A, with translation MSDKTMSAEEAVSRLRSGMTLGIGGWGSRRKPMALVRALLRSEVTDLTVVSYGGPDVGMLAAAGRIRELVAAFVTLDSIPLEPHYRAAREGGAFALTEIDEAMFMWGLHAAANRLPFLPVRAGIGSDVMRVNPRLRTVTSPYEDGETFVAVPALRLDAALVHVNRADRLGNGQYLGPDPYFDDLFCEAADEAYVSCEQIVDTAELTKAAPPQSLLLKRHTVTGVVEAPNGAHFTSCAPDYGRDEAFQKRYAATPWPQFAARYLAGDERAYRAAVEEES, from the coding sequence GTGAGTGACAAGACGATGAGCGCCGAGGAGGCGGTGTCGCGGCTGCGCAGCGGCATGACGCTCGGGATCGGCGGCTGGGGCTCGCGGCGCAAGCCGATGGCGCTGGTCAGGGCGCTGCTGAGGTCGGAGGTCACCGACCTGACCGTCGTGTCGTACGGCGGTCCGGACGTCGGGATGCTCGCCGCGGCGGGCCGGATCCGCGAGCTGGTGGCCGCGTTCGTCACCCTCGACTCGATCCCCCTGGAACCGCACTACCGCGCGGCCCGCGAGGGCGGGGCGTTCGCGCTGACGGAGATCGACGAGGCGATGTTCATGTGGGGGCTGCACGCGGCGGCGAACCGGTTGCCGTTCCTGCCGGTGCGGGCGGGCATCGGTTCGGACGTGATGCGGGTCAACCCCCGTCTGCGGACGGTGACGTCGCCGTACGAGGACGGGGAGACGTTCGTGGCCGTGCCCGCCCTGCGCCTGGACGCGGCCCTGGTGCACGTCAACCGGGCGGACCGGCTGGGCAACGGGCAGTACCTGGGCCCGGATCCCTACTTCGACGACCTGTTCTGCGAGGCGGCGGACGAGGCGTACGTCAGCTGCGAGCAGATCGTGGACACGGCCGAGTTGACGAAGGCGGCGCCGCCGCAGTCGCTGCTGCTCAAGCGGCACACGGTGACGGGCGTGGTCGAGGCGCCGAACGGGGCGCACTTCACGTCCTGCGCCCCGGACTACGGCCGGGACGAGGCGTTCCAGAAGCGGTACGCGGCGACGCCCTGGCCGCAGTTCGCGGCGCGGTACCTCGCCGGGGACGAGCGGGCGTACCGGGCCGCGGTCGAGGAGGAGTCGTGA
- a CDS encoding SDR family oxidoreductase encodes MQLDGKVAVVTGGTRGVGAGIARSLARAGADVVVCARRPPDEPLPEAAYAPLDVRDTDAVRHFFTALPRLDILVNNAGGTPHRPLAHADARHHARVIELNLLAPLTVSLAAHAHLERTGGSVVMIGSVSGSRPSPGSAAYGAAKAGLENLARSMAVEWAPRVRVNTLVVGMVRTELTHLHYGGEDGVEAVARTVPLGRLALPADVGEAAVFLASDAARYISGASLLLHGGGERPAFLDAATADKET; translated from the coding sequence ATGCAGCTGGACGGAAAGGTCGCCGTCGTCACCGGAGGCACCCGCGGCGTGGGCGCCGGCATCGCACGCTCCCTCGCCCGCGCCGGCGCCGACGTCGTCGTCTGCGCCCGCAGACCCCCCGACGAACCCCTCCCCGAAGCCGCCTACGCCCCCCTGGACGTCCGGGACACCGACGCCGTACGGCACTTCTTCACCGCGCTGCCCCGCCTCGACATCCTCGTCAACAACGCCGGCGGCACCCCCCACCGCCCCCTCGCCCACGCCGACGCCCGACACCACGCGCGCGTGATCGAACTCAACCTCCTCGCCCCGCTCACCGTCTCCCTCGCCGCCCACGCCCACCTCGAACGCACCGGCGGCTCCGTCGTGATGATCGGCAGCGTCAGCGGCAGCCGCCCCTCACCCGGCTCGGCCGCCTACGGCGCCGCCAAGGCCGGCCTGGAGAACCTCGCCCGGTCCATGGCCGTCGAATGGGCCCCACGCGTACGCGTCAACACCCTCGTCGTCGGCATGGTCCGCACCGAACTCACCCACCTCCACTACGGCGGCGAGGACGGCGTCGAAGCCGTCGCCCGCACCGTCCCCCTCGGCCGCCTCGCCCTCCCCGCCGACGTCGGCGAAGCAGCCGTCTTCCTCGCCTCCGACGCGGCCCGCTACATCAGCGGAGCCAGCCTGCTCCTGCACGGCGGCGGCGAACGACCCGCCTTCCTCGACGCCGCCACCGCCGACAAGGAGACCTGA
- a CDS encoding CoA-transferase subunit beta, with protein sequence MSGESVSGETVGGQSVSGVTRAEYCVIACAEAWRGAGEILASPMGLIPSVGARLARHTFAPDLLMTDGEALLVGLDGTVEGWLPYRQHLALVTGGRRHVMMGASQIDRYGNQNIACVGDWARPTRQLLGVRGAPVNTLNNPTSYWIPRHSRRVFVERVDMVCGVGYDRAAGARHHRIPRVVSDLGVFDFATPDRSMRLASLHPGVSVEEVREATGFALVVPDEVPPTREPTAAELRLVREVIDPHGSRAREVAA encoded by the coding sequence GTGAGCGGGGAGAGCGTGAGCGGCGAGACCGTGGGCGGGCAGAGCGTGAGCGGGGTGACGCGGGCCGAGTACTGCGTGATCGCCTGCGCGGAGGCGTGGCGCGGGGCGGGCGAGATCCTGGCGAGCCCCATGGGCCTGATCCCCTCGGTCGGTGCGCGTCTGGCCCGGCACACCTTCGCGCCGGACCTGCTGATGACGGACGGCGAGGCGCTGCTCGTCGGGCTGGACGGCACGGTGGAGGGCTGGCTGCCCTACCGGCAGCATCTGGCGCTGGTCACCGGGGGGCGGCGGCACGTGATGATGGGGGCCAGTCAGATCGACCGGTACGGCAACCAGAACATCGCGTGCGTCGGCGACTGGGCGCGGCCCACCCGGCAGCTGCTCGGGGTGCGGGGCGCTCCGGTCAACACCCTGAACAATCCGACGAGTTACTGGATTCCGCGGCATTCGCGGCGGGTGTTCGTCGAGCGGGTCGACATGGTGTGCGGGGTGGGGTACGACCGGGCGGCCGGTGCGCGCCACCACCGCATCCCGCGGGTCGTCTCCGATCTCGGGGTCTTCGACTTCGCCACGCCCGACCGTTCGATGCGGCTGGCCTCGCTGCATCCCGGGGTGAGTGTCGAGGAGGTCCGGGAGGCGACGGGGTTCGCCCTGGTGGTGCCGGACGAGGTGCCGCCGACCCGGGAGCCGACCGCGGCCGAGCTGCGCCTGGTCCGTGAGGTGATCGACCCGCACGGGAGCCGGGCCCGGGAGGTCGCGGCCTGA
- a CDS encoding acetyl-CoA C-acetyltransferase, whose protein sequence is MAEAYIVEAVRTPVGRRGGGLSGVHPADLGAHVLKELVARSGIDPAAVEDVVFGCLDAVGPQAGDIARTCWLAAGLPEEVPGVTVDRQCGSSQQAVHFAAQGVLSGTQDLVVAGGVQNMSQIPIAYATRQAAEPLGFTQGPFAGSEGWRARYGNRPVNQFAGAEMIAAKWGITRRDQEEFALRSHRRAVRAVDEGRFARETTALEGVTADEGPRRDTSLEKMAALKPVIDGGTVTAACSSQVSDGAAALLLASERAVREHGLTPRARVHHLSVRGEDPIRMLTAPIPATAHALKKTGLSIHDIDLVEINEAFAPVVLAWLKETGADPERVNVNGGAIALGHPLGATGARLATTLLHELERTGGRFGLQTMCEGGGQANVTIIERL, encoded by the coding sequence ATGGCCGAGGCCTACATCGTCGAAGCGGTCCGCACGCCCGTGGGGCGTCGCGGAGGAGGACTGTCGGGAGTGCACCCGGCGGACCTCGGCGCACACGTCCTGAAGGAACTCGTCGCCCGCTCGGGCATCGACCCGGCGGCCGTCGAGGACGTCGTCTTCGGCTGCCTGGACGCCGTCGGACCCCAGGCCGGCGACATCGCCCGGACCTGCTGGCTGGCCGCCGGACTGCCCGAGGAGGTACCGGGCGTGACCGTGGACCGCCAGTGCGGCTCCTCGCAGCAGGCCGTCCACTTCGCCGCCCAGGGCGTACTGTCCGGCACCCAGGACCTCGTGGTCGCCGGCGGCGTGCAGAACATGTCGCAGATCCCCATCGCCTACGCCACCCGGCAGGCCGCCGAACCCCTCGGCTTCACCCAGGGCCCCTTCGCGGGCAGCGAGGGCTGGCGCGCCCGCTACGGGAACCGGCCGGTGAACCAGTTCGCCGGCGCCGAGATGATCGCCGCCAAGTGGGGCATCACCCGGCGCGACCAGGAGGAGTTCGCCCTGCGCTCGCACCGGCGGGCGGTCCGCGCCGTCGACGAAGGGCGCTTCGCCCGCGAGACCACCGCCCTGGAAGGCGTCACGGCGGACGAGGGCCCGCGCCGCGACACCTCCCTGGAGAAGATGGCCGCGCTGAAGCCCGTCATCGACGGCGGGACCGTGACCGCCGCCTGTTCCTCGCAGGTCTCCGACGGCGCCGCGGCCCTGCTGCTGGCCTCGGAGCGGGCGGTGCGCGAACACGGCCTGACCCCCCGCGCACGCGTGCACCACCTCTCCGTCCGGGGCGAGGACCCCATCCGCATGCTGACGGCCCCGATCCCGGCCACCGCGCACGCCCTGAAGAAGACCGGGCTGTCCATCCACGACATCGACCTCGTCGAGATCAACGAGGCGTTCGCCCCCGTCGTCCTCGCCTGGCTGAAGGAGACCGGCGCGGACCCCGAGCGGGTCAACGTCAACGGCGGCGCGATCGCCCTCGGACACCCGCTCGGCGCGACCGGCGCCCGGCTGGCGACCACACTGCTGCACGAACTCGAGCGCACCGGCGGCCGGTTCGGCCTCCAGACCATGTGCGAGGGCGGCGGCCAGGCCAACGTGACGATCATCGAACGGCTCTGA
- a CDS encoding SDR family oxidoreductase yields the protein MTNVETPPYVPGHALLDGRTAVITAAAGAGIGGATARRFLEEGARVLVSDAHARRLEECRAALADEFGQASVTALPCDVTDETQVRALFDTAVREHGRLDVVVNNAGLGGTAPLADMTDEQWSRVLDVTLNGTFRCTRAALRLMRAGGGGVVVNNASVLGWRAQAGQAHYAAAKAGVMALTRCAAVEAAAYGVRVNAVSPSLAVHPHLAKVTSAELLEELTAREAFGRYARPWEVANVIVFLASPYSSYMTGEVVSVSGQHP from the coding sequence ATGACGAACGTCGAGACCCCGCCCTACGTTCCCGGGCACGCGCTGCTCGACGGCCGCACCGCCGTCATCACCGCCGCCGCCGGCGCGGGCATCGGCGGGGCGACCGCGCGCCGCTTCCTCGAAGAGGGCGCACGCGTACTCGTCAGCGACGCCCACGCGCGCCGCCTGGAGGAATGCCGGGCCGCGCTCGCCGATGAGTTCGGACAGGCGTCCGTGACCGCCCTGCCGTGCGACGTCACCGACGAGACCCAGGTACGCGCCCTGTTCGACACCGCCGTACGCGAACACGGACGCCTGGACGTCGTCGTCAACAACGCCGGACTCGGCGGGACCGCACCCCTCGCCGACATGACCGATGAGCAGTGGTCACGCGTCCTGGACGTCACCCTCAACGGCACCTTCCGCTGCACCCGGGCCGCACTGCGGCTGATGCGCGCCGGCGGCGGGGGAGTCGTCGTCAACAACGCCTCCGTCCTCGGCTGGCGCGCCCAGGCCGGACAGGCCCACTACGCCGCAGCGAAGGCGGGCGTGATGGCCCTCACCCGGTGCGCCGCCGTCGAGGCGGCCGCGTACGGCGTACGGGTCAACGCCGTCTCGCCCAGCCTCGCCGTCCACCCCCACCTGGCGAAGGTGACCTCGGCCGAACTGCTCGAGGAACTCACCGCCCGCGAGGCCTTCGGACGGTACGCCCGGCCCTGGGAGGTGGCCAACGTCATCGTGTTCCTGGCGTCGCCGTACTCCTCGTACATGACGGGCGAGGTCGTCTCCGTCAGCGGCCAGCACCCCTGA
- a CDS encoding TetR/AcrR family transcriptional regulator → MPTKKKPQVTAAPARRRELLDTAAEVFAEQGYNATTVRKIADHAGMLAGSLYYHFDSKESMLEEILRSFLDELWDGYDTVLGAGLGPRETLAALVTESFREIDRHRAAVAIYQKESRQLVAQERFTFLADSQRRFEKAWLSTLERGVAAGVFRADLDVRLTYRFVRDTVWVAASWYRPGGQHSPEEIARQYLSMVLDGIAVRA, encoded by the coding sequence GTGCCGACCAAGAAGAAGCCCCAGGTGACCGCCGCGCCCGCGCGTCGCCGCGAACTCCTCGACACCGCCGCCGAGGTCTTCGCCGAACAGGGCTACAACGCCACCACCGTCCGTAAGATCGCCGACCACGCGGGCATGCTCGCGGGCAGCCTCTACTACCACTTCGACTCCAAGGAATCGATGCTGGAGGAGATCCTGCGCTCCTTCCTCGACGAACTCTGGGACGGCTACGACACCGTCCTTGGCGCCGGGCTCGGACCCCGCGAGACGCTCGCCGCCCTGGTCACCGAGTCGTTCCGGGAGATCGACCGGCACCGCGCCGCCGTCGCGATCTACCAGAAGGAGAGCCGGCAGCTCGTGGCGCAGGAACGGTTCACGTTCCTCGCCGACTCGCAGCGCAGGTTCGAGAAGGCCTGGCTGTCCACGCTGGAGCGGGGGGTCGCCGCCGGAGTGTTCCGCGCCGACCTCGACGTACGCCTCACCTACCGGTTCGTCCGCGACACCGTGTGGGTCGCCGCGTCCTGGTACCGGCCCGGCGGACAGCACAGCCCCGAGGAGATCGCCCGGCAGTACCTGTCGATGGTGCTGGACGGGATCGCCGTACGTGCATAG
- a CDS encoding enoyl-CoA hydratase family protein: protein MGVSTSSPEKGAAPGPAGSASDGIALVTVDFPPVNALPVSGWFALADAVRAAGRDPGTRCVVLAAEGRGFNAGVDIKEIQERGPGALVGANRGCFEAFAAVYECEVPVVAAVQGFCLGGGVGLVGNADVVVASEDAVFGLPELDRGALGAATHLARLVPQHLLRALYYTSRTVTARELRTHGSVWRVVPRDELRAAALELAGEIAAKDGELLRLAKAAINGIDPVDVRRSYRFEQGFTYEASVAGVADRVRDTFGRKGEEGDPGE from the coding sequence ATGGGTGTCTCCACCTCGTCCCCGGAAAAGGGGGCCGCACCAGGCCCGGCCGGCTCGGCGTCCGACGGGATCGCGCTGGTCACGGTCGATTTCCCGCCGGTGAACGCGCTGCCGGTGAGCGGCTGGTTCGCCCTGGCCGACGCCGTGCGCGCGGCCGGCCGCGATCCCGGCACCCGGTGCGTGGTGCTGGCGGCGGAGGGGCGCGGGTTCAACGCGGGCGTCGACATCAAGGAGATCCAGGAGCGGGGGCCTGGCGCCCTGGTCGGCGCCAACCGCGGCTGCTTCGAGGCCTTCGCGGCGGTGTACGAGTGCGAGGTGCCCGTGGTGGCCGCGGTGCAGGGCTTCTGCCTGGGCGGCGGCGTCGGCCTGGTGGGGAACGCGGACGTGGTCGTGGCGAGCGAGGACGCCGTGTTCGGGCTGCCCGAGCTGGACCGGGGCGCCCTGGGCGCGGCCACGCATCTGGCCCGGCTGGTCCCCCAGCATCTGCTGCGCGCCCTGTACTACACCTCGCGCACGGTCACGGCGCGCGAGCTGCGCACGCACGGCTCGGTGTGGCGGGTCGTGCCGCGGGACGAACTGCGCGCGGCCGCGCTGGAGCTGGCCGGGGAGATCGCCGCGAAGGACGGCGAGCTGCTGCGCCTGGCCAAGGCGGCCATCAACGGCATCGATCCGGTCGACGTGCGGCGCAGCTACCGCTTCGAGCAGGGCTTCACCTACGAGGCGAGCGTGGCCGGGGTGGCCGACCGGGTCCGTGACACCTTCGGCAGGAAGGGCGAGGAGGGGGATCCGGGTGAGTGA
- a CDS encoding FBP domain-containing protein — translation MKPLTEQEIRAAFVNCTKGEAKRLSVPRDLAERPWDDLDYLGWRDPQAPDRAYLVLERDGGPKALALRSSAAGSWQTRRSMCTICLTTHSGGVSLMVAPKAGRAGQQGNSVGAYICSDLACSLYVRGKRDAGVGARLPETITLEEKIERTVTNLAAFLAKVTG, via the coding sequence ATGAAGCCGCTGACCGAGCAAGAGATCCGTGCCGCCTTCGTGAACTGCACCAAAGGCGAGGCCAAGCGCCTGTCCGTGCCGCGCGACCTGGCCGAACGCCCCTGGGACGACCTGGACTACCTCGGCTGGCGGGACCCCCAGGCCCCCGACCGCGCCTACCTCGTCCTCGAACGGGACGGCGGCCCCAAGGCCCTCGCCCTGCGCTCCTCCGCCGCCGGCTCCTGGCAGACCCGCCGCAGCATGTGCACGATCTGCCTGACGACCCACTCCGGCGGGGTCTCCCTGATGGTCGCGCCGAAGGCGGGCCGGGCCGGCCAGCAGGGCAACTCGGTGGGCGCCTACATATGCAGCGACCTCGCCTGCTCGCTCTACGTACGGGGCAAGCGGGACGCGGGCGTGGGGGCCAGGCTTCCCGAGACCATCACCCTGGAGGAGAAGATCGAGCGGACCGTGACCAACCTCGCCGCGTTCCTCGCCAAGGTGACCGGCTGA
- a CDS encoding acyl-CoA dehydrogenase family protein, whose amino-acid sequence MCFLPDAEQRAFAQSLDTMLGKAGTPAVARDWSRGERTGGRALWARIAEAGVFALAVPQAHGGLGPRPVEVALAFVELGRHAVPGPLVETVAAAALLTGAGPAERFLADLASGGSMATLAVEGAYAVDGDAAALRLVLGADGLRLSPGHGPVRSSLDPARRLTRLLPGGQLLVPRPPVERALSWARLATAAQALGVGLALLERTVAYVGQRVQFGVPVGSFQAVKHRLADARIALEFARPLVLGAAVTMSAADVAAAKAAACEAAYTTARAALQLHGAIGYTAEYDLSLWLTKARALRTAWGSPDDCRAEVLRGRP is encoded by the coding sequence TTGTGTTTCCTGCCGGACGCCGAGCAGCGGGCTTTCGCGCAGTCGCTGGACACCATGCTGGGCAAGGCCGGCACGCCCGCCGTGGCGCGCGACTGGAGCCGCGGCGAGCGGACGGGCGGACGGGCGCTGTGGGCGCGGATCGCCGAGGCCGGGGTGTTCGCGCTGGCGGTCCCGCAGGCCCACGGGGGGCTGGGGCCGCGGCCGGTGGAGGTGGCCCTCGCCTTCGTGGAGCTGGGGCGGCACGCGGTGCCGGGCCCGCTGGTGGAGACGGTCGCCGCGGCGGCCCTGCTGACCGGCGCGGGTCCCGCCGAGCGATTCCTGGCCGACCTGGCGTCGGGCGGGTCGATGGCGACGCTGGCCGTCGAGGGGGCGTACGCGGTGGACGGCGACGCGGCGGCGCTGCGGCTGGTCCTGGGCGCCGACGGTCTGCGGCTCTCCCCGGGGCACGGGCCGGTCAGGTCCTCGCTCGACCCCGCCCGCCGGCTCACCCGTCTGCTGCCGGGCGGGCAGCTCCTCGTCCCGCGCCCGCCCGTGGAGCGCGCCCTGTCGTGGGCCCGCCTGGCGACCGCGGCCCAGGCGCTCGGGGTGGGCCTGGCGCTGCTGGAGCGGACGGTGGCGTACGTGGGGCAGCGCGTGCAGTTCGGTGTGCCCGTGGGCTCGTTCCAGGCGGTCAAGCACCGGCTGGCGGACGCGCGGATCGCGCTGGAGTTCGCCCGTCCGCTGGTGCTGGGCGCCGCCGTGACGATGAGCGCGGCGGACGTCGCCGCCGCGAAGGCGGCGGCCTGCGAGGCGGCGTACACGACCGCGCGGGCCGCGCTCCAGCTGCACGGCGCGATCGGTTACACGGCGGAGTACGACCTGTCCCTGTGGCTCACGAAGGCCCGTGCCCTGCGCACGGCCTGGGGCTCCCCGGACGACTGCCGGGCGGAGGTGCTGCGCGGCCGGCCGTAG
- a CDS encoding NAD(P)H-dependent flavin oxidoreductase — protein METAFTRLVGVRHPIVQTGMGWVAGPRLVSAAAEAGALGVLASATMTPDRLRAAVREVRARTAEPFGVNLRADAADAGERVRIIVEEGVRVASFALAPSRELIAELKEAGVVVIPSVGARRHAEKVAAWGADAVIVQGGEGGGHTGEVATSVLLPQVVDAVDVPVVAAGGFFDGRGLVAALAYGAAGVAMGTRFLLTSDSPVPDAVKARYLAATVRDVTVTRAVDGLPHRMLRTALVDSLEDAGRAAALVRAVRHAAAFRRLSGLTWREMVRDGLALRHGKDLAWSQVLLAANTPMLLRAAMVEGRTDGGVMACGQVAGVIDDLPSCAELVGRVMREAEERLAALEGFAAAP, from the coding sequence ATGGAGACGGCGTTCACCCGGCTGGTCGGGGTGCGGCACCCGATCGTGCAGACCGGGATGGGGTGGGTGGCGGGCCCGCGGCTGGTGTCGGCGGCGGCCGAAGCGGGGGCGCTGGGCGTGCTGGCGTCCGCGACCATGACGCCGGACCGGCTGCGGGCGGCGGTGCGCGAGGTGCGGGCGCGGACGGCGGAGCCGTTCGGGGTCAATCTGCGGGCCGACGCGGCGGACGCCGGTGAACGGGTGCGGATCATCGTCGAGGAGGGGGTGCGGGTCGCGTCCTTCGCGCTCGCGCCGTCCCGGGAGCTGATCGCCGAGCTCAAGGAGGCGGGGGTGGTGGTGATCCCCTCCGTGGGGGCGCGCCGGCACGCCGAGAAGGTCGCCGCGTGGGGGGCGGACGCGGTGATCGTGCAGGGCGGTGAGGGCGGCGGGCACACCGGCGAGGTGGCGACGTCGGTCCTGCTGCCGCAGGTGGTGGACGCCGTGGACGTCCCGGTGGTGGCGGCGGGCGGATTCTTCGACGGCCGGGGGCTGGTGGCGGCACTGGCGTACGGGGCGGCGGGGGTGGCGATGGGCACCCGGTTCCTGCTCACGTCGGACTCGCCGGTCCCGGACGCGGTGAAGGCGCGCTATCTGGCGGCGACGGTCCGGGACGTCACCGTCACCCGGGCGGTGGACGGTCTTCCGCACCGCATGCTGCGGACCGCTCTGGTCGATTCGCTGGAGGACGCGGGCCGGGCGGCGGCGCTGGTGCGGGCCGTGCGGCACGCGGCGGCCTTCCGGAGGCTGTCCGGCCTCACCTGGCGGGAGATGGTCCGTGACGGGCTGGCGCTGCGCCACGGCAAGGACCTCGCCTGGAGTCAGGTGCTGCTGGCCGCGAACACGCCGATGCTGCTCAGGGCCGCGATGGTCGAGGGGCGCACGGACGGCGGGGTGATGGCTTGCGGGCAGGTCGCCGGGGTGATCGACGATCTGCCGTCGTGCGCGGAGCTGGTGGGGCGGGTCATGCGGGAGGCGGAGGAGCGGCTGGCGGCCCTCGAGGGGTTCGCCGCCGCTCCCTGA
- a CDS encoding TetR/AcrR family transcriptional regulator: MGRVGLSTDRLVRAGAELADEVGFDGVTVSALARRFDVKVASLYSHVRNSDDLRTRIALLALEELADRGDLALAGRAGKDALTALADVYRDYARAHPGRYAAAQLRLSPEAAAASAGPRHARMTRAVLRGYDLTEPDQTHAVRLLGSVFHGYVSLELGGGFSHSAPDTQETWTRVLDALDALLRNWPPRQY; encoded by the coding sequence ATGGGGCGTGTGGGGCTGAGCACGGACCGTCTGGTCCGGGCGGGCGCGGAGCTCGCCGACGAGGTCGGCTTCGACGGCGTGACCGTCTCGGCGCTCGCCCGCCGCTTCGACGTCAAGGTCGCGAGCCTGTACTCGCACGTGCGTAACTCCGACGACCTGCGGACCCGGATCGCGCTGCTCGCCCTGGAGGAGCTCGCCGACCGCGGCGACCTCGCGCTGGCCGGCCGGGCCGGCAAGGACGCCCTCACGGCCCTGGCCGACGTCTACCGCGACTACGCCCGGGCCCACCCCGGCCGCTACGCCGCGGCCCAGTTGCGGCTGTCCCCCGAGGCGGCGGCCGCGAGCGCCGGCCCGCGGCACGCCCGGATGACCCGGGCGGTGCTGCGCGGCTACGACCTCACCGAGCCGGACCAGACCCACGCCGTCCGTCTGCTGGGCAGCGTCTTCCACGGCTACGTCAGCCTGGAACTCGGCGGCGGCTTCAGCCACAGCGCCCCCGACACCCAGGAGACCTGGACCCGCGTCCTCGACGCGCTCGACGCCCTGCTGCGCAACTGGCCGCCCCGGCAGTACTGA